The Macaca mulatta isolate MMU2019108-1 chromosome 9, T2T-MMU8v2.0, whole genome shotgun sequence genomic sequence TGCTGGTAACAGCATAAATGCATATGGGAGCAAGCAACTAACTTTTGGCAAACACAGGGTGGTCTCTGGCCTGAGCACAGAGGGTGATGTGGGCCCCTGTCAGAGGGTTTTGCAGAAGGAGTCAGGTGTGTGGGCATGTGGTGCTACTTTCAGCCTCAAATGCTTCCCTCCCTGTGACCAGGTCTGACCAGAAGGTCCCACAGAAAAATGAGCCGGGTACAGGGACAAAGGGGATGTGCTGAGCTGTAGAAAAGACAGAGTAAGGAGATTCATGAAAATGTCGGGTCTACAGCTCACAGCCTGTGTACCAGGAGCCAGAGcccatgtgtgcacgtgtgtgtgtacatttgtgtgtgtgtgtgtgtgggggggtgttaCCTGCCGCTCTGCACTGGGCCATGCTGACACCTAGACTGGGCCAAGCACAAGGATCCTGTGAAGAGGCTCACAAATGGCTCCTGACTCCTGATGATTTATGTACCGTCTGCTGCTGGACTTGCTGCAGCCCTTCCAAGCACACCCTCAAGGACTACTGAGCCGGGGTGCCATCAGTCTTGGGAAAAGAGAGTGAGAATTTCCTAAAGCAATGTTTGGCAAACTTGACTACTATTATTTTGAAAGGCCAAGAAACATTCCTATGGAGCCTGCCTTGACTTCAGTTATTGATGTGGAAATAAAGCAGCACAAACACAAACAGCTAAGCTTATAGTTACTTTACAAgtgcaaaacaaaaaccaaatgtgTAAATTAAACACAATTACAAACGGCAATAAAACTCAAACTAACAACATTAGTTTAATGTGACTATGGGTATTTGTGAAACCAGTTTGCCTCTTCTGTGAATATGGAACTGAATGCCATTCAGATTCTCCTGTGGGGTGATGGGCTCTCACGCCAAGTGCTGGGAAGTGAGTCAGAGCCTCACAGCAGTCGCATGCTGATAGAGCTTGATGCCTTTACTTCCATGGACATCAAACTGCCACCTGTGTCAGACTAGCTCATCCTAGACTTCGGTTACAATCCATTGCTTCTGTAACACTTTTAGTCTAGACTTGCTCCAAGCTGGGAATCTTTGTGTCTCTGTAGAGGACTTACAGAGGTCTTATTCCCTTGTTTCTAAGTTATTAAGAATGCAGAATGGGAATTTCCCGAAGCCTAAGTCTTCTGCTTGGATTCATAAAACATCAGAACTGTATTTACTGTAACATCTTTGACATGGGGAGGAAGCACTTTAAAATTAATAGTACCTTACAACAGATGAAATAATGTAATATGTATGATATTGATCAATAATTGATATCAATGTATGATATTGATCAATTATTGATATTGATCAATAATTATATGATGCTTATGAGCAGCATACATGTAAAAACATTGAGATATCTAAAAAGCTTTTACTTTTAggttttactttgaaaaaaaatgaaaacttacagaCGTTGCGAGAATAGTACAATGAATTCCATATGCTCTTTATCTAGATCTACCGACTCTTCCCATTTGCCtctttctccctgtgtctctgtctctctttccatatatatattatacaatacaTATTATAGATAAACTTATTGTTACTTTTGCTGAACCATTTAAGAGTAATTTACATTCTATTAACACCAGACACTTCAGTGTGGATCACCTAAGAACAAGTGTAAAGGCATTCTCTTTCATAATCATGCCAGGAAATGTATTGTATGTAGTATACAATATAGTCCATTTGCCAGTCAAACCAATAATGtcctttttagcatttttttcctgATCTCACATCAAGGATCTAGGATCATACATTTCATTTAGTTGGTAAGTCTTTTTAACCTCTTTTACTCTGAACAGTTCTTCAGCCTGTTTTTCGCTCATTGAATGTTCAATGAAAGTAGAAGGCATGGACTGAGATTTTAATCTTGTATATCAGTGGTCAGTTCTAAGATGTTTTCCTTGTGGTCAATTTTATAGACATCTGTTCAGTTCCTAGTCTCTCCCTCATTCCAATCCCCTCCTTCTGGAACCTTCTAGGAAACTGGGGCCATGTCTTTCCGTTTCCTGGGAACTCATCCAGGTTGCTGAATCCAGCCAGCCTGCAGAGCCCTTGGCATCAGCTCACAATCACCTCCATCTATTGGGGTCACCAATGAGGTTGTTTAGAAGCTGTTTCTATCTAGACATCCTGTCAGGCCTGTAGCTTCACATTTCCGTACACTTCGGGAAAAACACTGCATTCCATATCCATACTCCTTCCCCAGTTGTGCCGGGGGGAAGACAGTGCTGCAGGTTTCATGTAAACTCTGCCCCAGGGGCTTTAGGCCTATGTTTCTGATTGGATGGGTGCACTGTCTGTAACCACgatttttcctctttcttatcCTTTCCCTGCTCTCTCAGTCACATCTGAAAACCTCTTTTGTCTAGAGTGAACTCTCTTTCAGTGGCAATTCAAGCATGTAGCTGACTGCTTTTAGCTGTAAAATGCTTGTGGAAGGAGCAAATATTCAAAATTACTTTTAGAAATCTAGACTGAAAACGTAACACATGGAAATCTGCTAAACACCTTAGAAGAGGGGGGTTTGCTTTTGCTTGGTGTTCTTAGTTTAGGGATATATTTGCTCTATATAAGGTCCATTACAAAACCATGCCGTATTCTTCCATCTCTGACCCAGGTTCTAACAATTGGATAATGAAAGAGGAAAAGCCCCAGCCTGCCAGTTGATAGCAGAACGCACTTGTTTGAGAAAATCTGGATTTCTAAGATTCTTTCAGTGGCAATTGGTAGAATCCAGGATTAGTTGAGTAGGCTTTCCACATAGCTTAGTGTCCACAGGAATCTGGATCAACTTTAGAATTGTTTGAACGCCCGCCTTTTTACgaggtaaataaaaaatataattggattgtatTATTCTTCCGATTCAGTACAAAGTAAGACCTGATAGAGCCAAGGTATGGACAAAGAAGTCTGTGGAGGATTTTCAAATGGTCCTAAGCTTGTGAATGAGTGAGCAGGCAGCAGAGCTAAGAAAACTATCTGGAAGGCCTTTGCCAATGTAGTCCAGAACAGCTGAAAGGCCAAGTCTTATCCGGGTCACTGACTCTGTCTCCCATGAGGGCTGAGTATATTCCTTTGTTCCTGTGTTCATGCAGCAAAGGTTTTACCAGGATGATCAGTTAAATTATATGGGAAGCTAAAAAGTACCAGCAGCGCACACAGCTGTAAAATCAGCACAATGTTACCTGTAGCAGAAGTGCAAGAAAAGCACTTTCTAGCCTCAAATCTCTGGCACAACCCAGTTTTGGCAAAGACGAAGCAAGTCAAGGGTGGCAGGTTGAATTTCTTCTTCGTTTTGCAATGAGAGTTGGATATTTAGCAATATACAATGACCAAAGCAGGCGTTGCCTCCTCCAAGGGTGGCCTACACATCTAACAGGTCCCTTCTGCTTTCCACCAACTGGGAGAGTAAATTGAGACTggcaggttgaggtgggaggttaCCAAGGACACCACATGACCCTGCCACTTCTCTAGCTGCTCTTAGTACAGCCATGTCAAGATGCCATTTTACATGTGTCACTTTCCCTTGACAAATGAAATTCCGAGAGGTTATGCTGCTCCAGACCCAAGGCTGTTGCCCAGCCAGAGCGGGTCACAGGTCCACTTTCAGAACCAGTGCTCCTCTTCAGACATCCTTCCTCAGTCTGCCAAGCACTGCCCCAGGCTCCAGGACTGAGTCAACAGTCTGCAGTCAGAGTCCAAGTTCCCATTTCAGACATTTGGTGCCCCACAGAACCTTGTATGGATCCCTGGTCTTCTCTGAGCCTGAATTTactaatttgtaaaatgaggcCTAGGACATCATGTGGTGGGACGTGAGGCTTGTTTGCTCATGCATGCAAATTGGTTTCCAAACTCCGGTCTGGAAGCCTCATAGGAATGTTTGCATTCCTGGGCTGTAGGAGTCCGTCTGACCCCAGTTCTAGTCCTCACTTCTTGTCCTTGGCATCACAGCCAAGGACCTTTGTTGCCAACTCACTATCAGGTCCTCAGGCCCTTCCACCAACCCAAATGATAGATGGGGCTGCTTTCTCCAGCCTGGCTGCCTTGATGGTCAGTTCAGTCGCTGCAGGGCCTGGTCCACAGATGAGTCTCCCAGATGGAAGATCCCATAGGGCCCAGAAACCTCTGGAAGTGCCTGGGGTTCAGAGATGTCACAGAGCCTTTGCACCCACTGGCCTGGGGTTCCTGAAGGGGATGGTCCGTTTGGGGAATGCCCTAGGGCTCACACTAGTGGGCTGCACACTCTTTCCATGCCACCCACACCTCCTCATTCCCTTAGAAGGAAGGAGATGAGGGCcctgtctcctcctcttcctccagggACCCACTCCCAACCAGGGCCCACCTGCTAGCTGCTGCTACCCCTTACTGGAACTCTACAAAGACCTCTCCTGATAGACACACGCAGAATAGACCTAACATGCACTTTTCTTGCTTGGAGATGGGATAGGCTCAGACCCTAAGTTTAGAACAGTGCCAAAGAGACCAGGCATTGGCTCAGAGTGACGGGGCTCGGTGGCCGTGTGACCTGACCTGGGTCTCCTTCATGTGGCTGCTTCTGCTTCCTTATCTATAGTAACAATAGCAGTGGTCACTGACATTCGTGAATCGGGTGCTGGGGCAATGCCTTAATGGGAATGGTTTCACTTGGTCTTCCTAAACACCCCACGAGGGGTGGGCCCATTTCCCTATTGTACAGGtgcaggaaactgaggcacatggaGATTACGGAACTGTCCCAGGGCCTGACTGTGGCTGGGTTCAGCAGCATCGGGAAAATCACTTTAGCCCAGGTCTGGCTGAGGGCACCGTAAATAGGCACTTCTGTTAACAGTTTCCACATATTATGGGATGGTCTGTGTGGACCCTCTCAGTTTTCCAAGGGTCAACACCTCGGACCCCGCCCTCCATTTCAGGGCAGCAGAAGGGGCTTCTCCCCACTCAGCGTCTCCTTGGCTCCGAAGGGTCCTGTGGAGTGAGCGCTGGAGGCCCAGGGCCAGCGGGTGAGTCTCAGGCCAGAGGTTCCCTAGACGCGCCCCCATCCCCTGGCTCCCAGATCCCGCCTTCCCTTAGGAATAACTGCATCTGTGGGCAGGGGACCGCCGGTTGCCTTGCAGCAGTGTGTTCTCCGAGTCACCAGCGATCACCTTGCAgaacctcagtgttctcatctgggAAATGGGGCTGGTGAAAGGAGACGCCACAGATACTGGAGCTAACCGATCGCGCGGCTGCTCCCGCGCCCGGTGCGGGCCTCGGGACCCAGCAGCCCCGGCCCTGCGTGGCAGGCGGCCCaaggggcgggccgggggcgggcgcgggcgcgggcgccGGGCGGGCTGGCGGCGGCCGGGCCAGGCGGCGGCGCTCTCCCGCGTCACAGCGCCGGGCGGCGGCGGGGAGATGCGGCTGCTGGCACTGGCGGCGGCCGCGCTGCTGGCGCGGGCTCCGGCCCCGGGTAAGCGCAGCGGGGCCAGGCGGGCGCGGGGAGGGTGGGGGCCGGGTGGCCGCGCCTGGGAGGCCGGGGCTCCAGGCCTGGTGGGGAGGCCCCTCCGGGCGTGGGCGGGGGGCTGCGCTGTCACTGTAGCCGGCGCGCTCCGGTGGGCTCGCCGCGGTCTGGCGGGCGCGGCGGCGCCTCCCCAAGGTTCAGAGGACGCCTCCCGGGAGCGCGGTCCCCGTCCCGACCTCGCCTGGGGCTGGGCACTCTCGCAGCAGCCGCGATCTTCCCAGCGGCAGGCCCCGAGGGGAGATGCAGCAGGAGCGCAGCCGAAGTTGGTCGTTCGCTTTCCTTTTTTCCACGGCAGTCAGGACACATAACTCTTGGCAGGTTCCTCGGAGCAGCAACTTCCCTTTCACTCTCTTTGGAGAGTTACTCCGAAGACAAGTCAGGAGCGGCTGGATCTGCCTTGGCCAGGAGGTGGGGAACGGGGACTTGCTCATGGGCCTTTTGAAGTGACCAGGCCTGATGAGAGGGGCATCCACGGCTGGATGCAGCGACGCCTCTCCCACCAGCACCTTTCTTTGAGGACAACTTCTTGGTCCACACTAGTGGCTTTCTTTCGGGTTTTACTGCTGCCACTTGTAAGTGGCTTAagaattttccctcttttttccccAGAGCCCTGTCCGGCTGCCTCAGGACAGTACGGGCCGTACTGGCtggaataatagtaataatacagGTATCGATGGTCACTTTTCCTGGGTGCCTATCTGGGcctatctcatttaatcacaACAGCACTTCCAAGTAATCATGACTACAACACGTTTATATATCCaagtattaaaacaaaaacaaaaacaaaaccatgaacTTGATTAATCTCACCAGTAACCTCTGAAAaagatgctattattatccccattttatagatgaggaaactgaggctcaggcccATGAACGGACTTGCCTTAAGTCACTAGGCTtataagtggtggagctgggatttgaacccaggaagcctgGCTCTGGGCTCTGTTGATAACCACTAAACTGTGTTGCCATTGTTTTGAAAATTAGGAAACTGATTCTCAGAAGTAAGTTTCCAAGAGTGATCTGGGTACGAAGTGGTAGAGCTGGCATTTGAGCCAGCATTAATCCATAGATCCCAGTCTGAGGAGGAGGCACTTGGTTAACAGTGGGAAGAAATCCATCCACTGTCCCCCAGCTATAAAGTACAGCCAGGCTCCCAGTAAACCTGAAATCCTTGCTGCGGGAAATGTACTTTTTCCCGGTTGTCACTGTCTTGGCTGGAAAAATGAGAAGTTTGCCTTGGATCGTGGGCAGGGCCAGTTCTCGTGGTCTCTGTGGGGTAGCCAGCAGCCAGTGGTCCTTCCCTTCCCAGGCTCCATGACCACCTTCCTAATTGCAGGAGCTGTCAGAGTGGATGTCCCAGAGCTTGGCTTCTGCTGGGGATCAAGGGCATTCTCATGTTTCCAGGGGCCCTTGGGAGCCTTGAGAGCTGGAATTCAGGATCCTTTAGAGTCTGCCCTGGCTGTGCCCAGGGTCAGCCCTAAGGAATGAAAAGAGCTCCTGCTTGTGGGACACTCACTGTGTGCCACCCACTCTTCTAAGTGCTTCATTCATGACTCCTCACCACGATCCTGCTGGGAGGGGCTGGCAGACCCATTTTATGCATAAGTACAGCTTCTTAACTGCTGCACTTTTCTAACTCTCTATTTTGGGACTGAGCAGGACCCTAGTGGTCACCTGGTCCCATGTCTCATTTTACAGGAAAGTAAACTGACAGACAATACATTTACTATAGCAAATCTGTAGGCTTGAGTGCTGGCTGAGCTGTCTTTGAAGCAAGATGGCCTAGGTtcgaattccagctctgccacttaccatgTGAGCTTGAACAAGGGCTTAGCCTCTCTGTATGTCAGTcctcttgtctataaaatgggaataaacaGAGTATCAGGATAAATtgagaaaatacatataaaggGCATCGAGTTTGTACCCAGCAGGTATTAGCCTCTATCATTGAGCAAGGTGCTGCTTTTATCCTGGATGGACCTATTTTCAGGTGATAGGCTAATGTGAGTGAGTAAGTCTTCATGGGATAGGTCTGGTATCACCTCTGcttagtgctcagtaaatactggcTCCTGGTGCCAAAGACTGTTAAGTAATACAATTGTATTTCTTTCAGAGATTTAGCTGTATGAATTCAGACTATCCTTTTAATAAGAAAGCTCACTGTTGCTGATCAGTACTGACAGTTTGCATTCCTTATAAACTTAGAGGCTCTGGTCTCCCTGAAGTGAGTGGGGGCAGTTTCTTCAGGCAGAGAGGAAGTGGGAGGCACAGAGCCACCAACACATCCCTCACCTGCTCAGAACCAAGGAACTGTGCCCACCTCTGCATCCCAGATGAGGCTGGTGCCTTGTTGTGTTAGCTGTCCTTGCTCCCCTGCACCTGGAAGTGGCCATCTCCCACTTCACAATGAGCAGGTTGTCCTATTCAGCTACAAGGGTGTCCTAGGCTGTTTTCAGAGTTGTGTTAGTCCTTTTCATGACATTATTCAAATATAAACAAGGGAGTTAGACACCTTAACTTTTATCCACAGGAATTTGAGATTCATCTACAAACATAACCAGCTACATCGCTTGTGGGATCCAGTGTCAAATGAAAATGTGAGGCTCCttgttaaaatgtattaaaatttcaaGATAGTAACAGCAGAGATTAAACCATGCTGGGGGAGTGAGGCCTTCCAAGCATGGGGTACTGTGTGCCTGCAGGTCATGGGCCCATGAAGCCCACTGTACTCGCAGGACAGTGTGCATGCCACTTTCTATTGCTCCCACCTACCCAGTCTCAAGGCATGCAAATTCTATCTGTATTTTAAAGGTGCTTTTGCATTGGCACCTATGCTTACTGTGAAAGgcattattttcccatttttcagacGAGGAAACTGAAACTCCAGGAGGCTCACACCTAACAGAATCAGGTTTCCAGCCTGGCTCTGTCAGATGCCAGCCTCTGGCTCTCTACCCAGCCCTTGGCTCTCTACCGAGCCCCACCAAGCTGCTGCTTCTGTGTCTCATCGTTTCAGCTACCTGAGAAGGCCTGGACCATGAACATCCCAGTGCTCAGCGCATGTGGTGCCCAGGACTACCAAGTCCCAGAGCATGTGCTTATTGGAGACATGGGATTCGCTGCAGCAGGAATCCTGTCCCTCTGTTTGTAACAGTCTCTTCCCTATCAGTTTTGTTATATTCCTCCTTTAAAAAGTGGCCTTGGGGAACCTGATTGGGGTAGGGAATACCTTCTGAGGACCATGTGTTGGCAAGGGTGTCTGTCAGGCCACAGTCGGGTACAGTTCACCAGGATGAACTGACCTTTCCATTTCTAGCCTGTACGGGGTCCCTCCTGCCTCACGACCTTTGCAGAGGTGGGGCTCCCTCCTTGGAAGATCGCTCCTTGTTGCTGCcttgaactttattttattagtttctaCTGAGTCTTCAGCTCAAGCTCACATCCCCAGAGTCCCTTCCCCTGACTCCGAAGTCTAGATCAGGATTTTGCCATGATTTTCTTAAACCCTGCACTTTTCTCTGTGGCACGTGACACTGTAGTTATATTTTCCCATGTCTTTTCCCCAATGAGTGACTGCCTTACCCACTGGACTCTCCACTGCACAAGGTCAGGAATGTTGTCTTCTTCTTTACAACATGCCTGCTGCATGAGGCTTAAGCTGGAGGAAGCAGGAACTGTAAGTAGAGAGGTACAATGGGGAGGGGGACGATGGGTCTACCTCCCACCTCAATTCTCCACAACACAGGGTCACAAAACAAGAAGTTAATTTCTTCTTTGGGCCAGAGTGACTTTGGCAATCTTTCCTAGGCCAGGAGAGGGAGGATCTGCCCTGCCTGGCTGCTCCTTCATCTACCTGGTGGAGAAGGGGGCGAGTGACACCATCGGATCCTGCCCCTCTGACATGCCAGGCATGCATGGACTGTCATTGAGACTGAGATCCAGAGGGAAGAGCCTGGGCTCCTGGGGGCCCTGCaccctttctcctgcctctggaCACTGGTGCACCTACTTCCCCTCGTCCTGTCCTCTGATTGCCATTGGTGTTCCCTCTGCTGAGCCCTATGGTCCTGATGACTGTAGGGGGAGATAACGGACTACCTCTCTCTTAGTATTGAAATGAACACCCAACTGGCTCACATTTGCCAGCCCCTGGGTGCCCTAACTGCATTcactctcctccctcctgccttgCCCCATCTCACAGTTGCCTGGATACATGTGCCACCTTTGCTGGGTTTAAGGCAGCCACGTCCAGGGCTGGGAAGGAGAAGAATGTTACTTAAGGCACCCAGCTTTGCTGAGAAGGCTTATCACAGGCACAGGGACCCCACAACCTGAACAGCTTGTGTCCTCCAGAAAAGCTTTCAGACTTGGCGGGGGCCTGTGGCCATCAGAGTTCTAACCACACCACCCACCTCCTGGCGCTGAAGGTGGCAGGTAGAGTGCTGGAATGAAGCTTGCTGTGAACAGGGCTGGATTAGTGTGCTTAGActgtcataacaaagtaccataggcTGGGGTacttacacaacagaaatgtcACATTTTGGAGTCTGGAAATctgatcaaggtgctggcagggttggtttctcctgaggcctctctccttggcttgcggatgccaccttctccctgtgtcttcacatggtcttccctctgtgtgtctgtgttctcatctcctcttcttataaagaccaTTGATACTAGATTAGGGCCCAGCTTAAtgagtttattttaatttcattactcctttaaagaccctatctgcAAATACAGTGCCATTCTTAGGTCCTGGGgctaaggcttcaacatatgaattttgggaggacacaattcaCCCCTAACAAAGGTCTTTGCACTTTGGTGGAAGAAACAGATGCTTGTGCCATTTGTAAGAGAATATGGGGCAAAATGAAGGCAGGGAGGTGcaccaatagaaaaagagggttCATCCTGGGAGGCTAGAGCATAGTCCTTTCCCTTTCCTGGGAGCCCCTGACCCTGTCCTGAGCCACAGAAGTGGAAGGTTTACTAGCTTGCCTCCAGGATGGAATCTGGTCTCCCATGGGGACTGGAGCACTTGGCACATCCTTCTGGTTTCAGTCACTATAAATAATCCCTCTTCCATGTAGCGTTAATAGGAGGATCCTGGGGCGTGGAGTCCCGGCTGCACTCTCATCCCACCCATCTTGTTTCAATTTCCTGCCTTCCTCAGCTCTCCTGGCCTCTACTGGGAAGCTCTTGAGGGCGGGGTGGGGCTGGACTTCAGTTCTGGAAGCCAGCTGCTGCATCATTGCTGGTCTCTTTGCCTGCCCAACCCCTGGCAGATGTTGGAGCTAGGTCAGCCAGTGTCCCCCAGCGGCTGCATACCAGGGAGCTCCTGCCGTGGAAGCTGTGTGGACTTCACACAGGGTTTCAGCAGTGAGGAAGAAATGTCTTCTGACTAATTTAACATGGCCCATGGGCCAGCTGCCTGCCAGGTGGGCGAGATGCAGGGGGACTGGTCGGGCCAATTCCTCTTCATTTGCCTTGCAGGAGGGGCTTCTGATGACAGCGGGATTGCTACCAGAGTGGGTCCCTCCTTTGGCTACACATTAATCTGCAGCCCTAAGTATCTCCCAGGCTGGCTTTGTCCTGCATCCCTGTAGACATAGAAGACCTCATACCCATCCAGCGGAGAGTCCAACTGAGCCTTAACCCTTTTTTGCCTAAGCTCACTTCCATATATATCAAAGACTTTGGCGTTTTAATCCCTGGGGACCTGTGAATGGAACCTTGCATGACAAAAGGGACTTTATGGGTGTGATGAAGTCAAGGCTCAAGGAATTACCCTTGAATATACTGTGGGCTAGTGCTTGTCTTCtgagagatgagaaagaaaattaaggaaaaatgatCCTCAAATCATCTGTCTTGAGGTGTTCAGTTATTAAATCAATAGTTGAAACTGTGTAGGAGGACGACCTGTTGCCTGGATTTTTACGATGAAGAATAGTTTGTATCTACCATCACTCCCCCAGCCCACCGCAGGGCCGCCTGCTTGCTGTCCCACAGCCTCCTTGTCAAATGTTCAGATCTTGCTTGATttgtttctcctctttccttcttgctTCCCTGCAGCACTGCCCAGGGGTCAAAGCTTTTGGTGACTGTGACATCTGGGGCCCAAGCCCTCTTCTGTTACCAGATGGTGGCATTTGGGAACTGAAAGCTGTGCTTTGGGATGACGGTGGGATCACCTGCTTGTGTAGAAGGGTAGAGGCGAATGGCTTCCTGGAGTGATACATGGGGCAGGCAGTACAGGGGTGGGGACATGGAGCTCGGTGAGAAGACAGCCCTGACTGGGCAGAAAGAGGTTCCAGGCATCCTGTGCAAAGCGTCTGTTCTTGGGCCCTGCCTGCCAGAGTGTTGTGCCATGAGCACCAGGCAGCCTGGTCACACTGGGTAGTCCAGGGTGCACCATGAATCATGGCTCCTGGGAGATTTCAGCACTCAGCCTCTCTGAGGTCTGCTGGTCTGGGTGGTGGAGTGGGCGCTGGGGTGGCTTCATCACAGGTCAGCTCAGGGGCAGAACAGCGGCTGGGAGTGGGCAGCCCTCAGACTGGTTTTAACTGAGGAACCAAAGGACAGGAGGTTGTGGATGGGGCCTGGAATTCCAAAGTGTCTTTTGGAGTGTTGGGAGAATCTCTCATCCCCCCTCTTCCTGGGGTTCAATCGTTCTTTATTCTTGCTCTTCAACTCTGAGAAGATGGATCCTTCAAATCGGAAATCAAGCAACCCCTGTTGTCCCAGCTCATACCCGACCTTACTACTCATCTGCCCTGGGTACAGCTGAAATAGCGGAGGCGGGGAAAAGAGCCCAGCTTCCTGGTGGACAGGCCACCAGAGAGGAAGCCCTACCCTGCCCTGCTCCAGGGCGGCTCCCCACCCACAGCACGGCTGACATCAGGCCAGGGACAAAACTGATAAAAGCAGGCCTTGGGGAGGAGCAGGGGTCAGGTGGTGAGGTGTGGGAAGTGGTGGGGGGTCAGATGTGGGCTagacatttttaagaaattcCAAAAATCTAAATCTTTTatgtgaaatttgaattttaaatgtcAGCAACTAattacaaaattttgaaaaatacttctGGGTCAGGAAGTCATTGTTTAGCATCCCCCATGGACAGGGTGGTCCCATAGATGAGACAGTGGGGGCCCACAAAGGCTCACCCCCAGAACAGCCGCTCCGCTAGAGAGGTGAGGGGTCGCCTGCTTCTCTGGCTAGGCAGAGCACCAGGATGTCCAGTGTGTGGAGGCATTTCCCGGCTCCTCGACTGTGGACTGCCCACAGAGGGACTTGGGGCCCTCCTCATCCtctcttttcccctttttctctgCAGAGGTCTGTGCGGCCCTCAATGTCACTGTGTCTCCGGGGCCCGTGGTTGACTACCTGGAGGGACAGAATGCCACTCTCCTCTGCCACGTCTCCCAGAAGAGGCGGAAGGACAGCTTGCTGGCCGTGCGCTGGTTCTTTGCACACTCCTCCAACTCCCAGGAGGCCTTGATGGTGAAGATGACCAAGCTCCGGATGGTGCAGTACTATGGGAATTTCAGCCGCAGTGCCAAACGGCAGAGGCTGCGCCTGCTGGAGGAGCAGCGGGGGACACTTTACAGGCTCTCTGTCTTGACACTGCAGCCCTCTGATCAAGGGCATTACGTCTGCAAAGTCCAGGAAATCAGCAGGCACAGGAACAAGTGGACGGCCTGGTCCAACGGCTCCTCAGCCACAGAAATGAGAGGTGAGGGTCTTGGTCTCCCTGG encodes the following:
- the VSTM4 gene encoding V-set and transmembrane domain-containing protein 4 isoform X1, whose translation is MRLLALAAAALLARAPAPEVCAALNVTVSPGPVVDYLEGQNATLLCHVSQKRRKDSLLAVRWFFAHSSNSQEALMVKMTKLRMVQYYGNFSRSAKRQRLRLLEEQRGTLYRLSVLTLQPSDQGHYVCKVQEISRHRNKWTAWSNGSSATEMRVISLKASEESSFEKTKETWAFFEDIYVYAVLVCCVGILSILLFMLVIVWQSVFNKRKSRGVSSSSGVISYSSTSHFGFITFWNLDSHLEAMAAVWDYGTLDRQLCMLVLCM